A single window of Meiothermus sp. DNA harbors:
- a CDS encoding methyltransferase domain-containing protein, with protein sequence MPKDWDAHYLHQPPLSRPAFVVAAYAHRLPTGPVLDLAGGTGRNAFFLARRGHPVILLEKSRVALEFVQTEVTHQKLDIWAIEADLEAPNPGLPPGPFAGIVKSYFLHRPLLTRLTERLLPGGLVLLEGFTVQEAARRGSQAAHYWRESELLHPPPGLHLRAWAEGWMDGHHRTWAVWEKPL encoded by the coding sequence ATGCCCAAAGACTGGGATGCCCATTACCTGCACCAACCCCCTCTAAGCCGGCCCGCCTTTGTGGTGGCGGCCTATGCGCACCGGCTTCCGACAGGCCCGGTGCTCGACCTAGCCGGGGGCACCGGGCGCAACGCCTTTTTTCTAGCCAGGCGGGGCCATCCGGTGATTTTGCTGGAGAAAAGCCGGGTGGCCCTCGAGTTTGTCCAGACCGAGGTCACCCACCAAAAACTGGACATCTGGGCGATTGAGGCCGACCTCGAGGCCCCCAACCCCGGCCTGCCCCCCGGCCCCTTTGCAGGCATTGTCAAGTCTTATTTCCTGCACCGTCCCTTGCTCACCCGCTTGACCGAGCGCCTTCTGCCGGGGGGCCTGGTGCTCCTCGAGGGCTTTACCGTGCAGGAAGCGGCCCGCCGGGGCAGCCAGGCCGCCCACTACTGGCGCGAAAGTGAACTCTTGCACCCACCTCCTGGTCTGCACCTGCGGGCCTGGGCCGAGGGGTGGATGGACGGCCACCACCGTACCTGGGCGGTGTGGGAGAAGCCGCTCTGA
- a CDS encoding glycerol-3-phosphate acyltransferase yields MVFILAILAYLIGSLPLGYWAIRRLSGQDPRLASAYNLGLENTLHRLGPGPALLAFGLDVLKGLLAAWIGGRFGLSWAVVFALVVYLGHLHPPRLFSGALLRGRGAGVLLGIVFGLYLSGLPYLQTLAVLMVAALVFLWSRYGSLAAICIPSTLALLLSLEPISGWAKLAAWALLLATLWRYKENIGRILEGTEPRLGEPPPLPSEKQVVCAFMIHPLTVEDLFQSPRFRWAKPLVDRGWIQMSLVENLAEAIRPMKVGELRGVKTTDGREIRCHLLSAPLLPHQITGKPELATLRAIQGARLARELGCTVVGLGAFWSVVGEKGRLVQEAVPEIEVTNGGAYTAGTVKAAIPGILAHFEASGRSLKEATAAVVGANGVVAFGIARQIAPLVGKLILVGRNLERLEKSASTLKQNLERKGQPVPEIVTTLEMAAIREADLIFSATSDPRPVIFPEHVKPGAWIYDEGVPPDVDESVKKLPGVRVIPGGVVRPPGAMTGNLDLHFGEGAVPACLAETMILAAEGAYERKSLGGETKSENIQFFVERAEALGFRVVD; encoded by the coding sequence ATGGTTTTTATACTGGCAATCCTGGCCTACCTTATCGGCTCCCTGCCCCTGGGCTACTGGGCCATCCGCCGCCTATCCGGACAAGACCCACGCCTGGCCTCGGCCTACAACCTGGGCCTCGAGAACACCCTCCACCGCCTGGGCCCCGGCCCGGCCCTGCTGGCCTTTGGCCTGGACGTGCTCAAGGGGCTGTTGGCGGCCTGGATAGGGGGGCGGTTTGGACTTTCCTGGGCTGTTGTTTTTGCGTTGGTGGTGTACCTGGGGCACCTCCACCCTCCTCGGCTTTTTTCGGGGGCGCTTTTGCGGGGGCGTGGCGCCGGGGTGCTTCTGGGCATCGTATTTGGCCTGTACCTGAGCGGTTTGCCCTATCTGCAAACCCTGGCGGTTCTGATGGTGGCGGCTTTGGTTTTTTTATGGAGTCGCTATGGCTCACTCGCGGCCATCTGCATCCCGTCCACACTGGCACTTTTGCTCTCGCTCGAGCCCATCTCAGGCTGGGCCAAGCTAGCCGCCTGGGCCTTGTTGCTGGCCACGCTTTGGCGCTACAAAGAAAACATCGGGCGCATCTTAGAAGGCACCGAGCCCCGCCTGGGCGAGCCTCCCCCCCTGCCTTCGGAAAAACAGGTGGTCTGCGCCTTTATGATTCATCCTCTAACGGTAGAAGACCTTTTCCAAAGCCCTCGTTTTCGTTGGGCCAAACCCCTGGTAGACCGGGGTTGGATTCAAATGAGCCTGGTGGAAAACCTGGCCGAAGCCATCCGGCCCATGAAGGTAGGTGAGCTGCGGGGAGTCAAAACCACCGATGGGCGCGAGATTCGCTGCCACCTGCTCTCGGCCCCCCTGCTGCCGCACCAGATTACCGGCAAGCCCGAACTCGCCACCCTCCGGGCCATCCAGGGGGCTCGCCTGGCACGGGAGCTAGGCTGCACGGTGGTGGGGCTGGGGGCTTTCTGGAGCGTGGTGGGCGAGAAGGGCCGGCTGGTGCAGGAGGCCGTACCCGAGATCGAGGTCACCAACGGCGGGGCCTACACCGCCGGCACCGTCAAGGCGGCCATCCCCGGCATCCTGGCCCACTTTGAAGCCAGCGGGCGAAGCCTCAAAGAGGCCACCGCCGCGGTGGTGGGGGCCAACGGGGTGGTGGCCTTTGGCATCGCCCGTCAGATTGCGCCCCTGGTGGGCAAGTTAATTTTGGTAGGGCGGAACCTCGAGCGCCTGGAAAAGAGCGCCTCAACGCTCAAGCAAAACCTAGAGCGCAAGGGGCAGCCGGTACCCGAAATCGTGACCACCCTGGAGATGGCCGCCATCCGCGAGGCCGACCTGATCTTTAGCGCCACCTCCGACCCCCGGCCGGTCATCTTCCCCGAGCACGTGAAGCCCGGGGCCTGGATCTACGACGAGGGCGTGCCGCCCGATGTGGACGAGTCGGTGAAAAAGCTGCCGGGGGTGCGGGTGATTCCGGGCGGGGTGGTACGGCCTCCGGGGGCCATGACCGGCAACCTCGACCTGCACTTTGGCGAGGGAGCCGTACCGGCCTGCCTTGCCGAGACCATGATTCTGGCCGCCGAAGGGGCCTACGAGCGCAAAAGCCTGGGAGGCGAGACCAAAAGCGAAAACATCCAGTTCTTCGTCGAGCGGGCCGAGGCGCTGGGGTTTCGGGTGGTGGATTGA
- a CDS encoding amidase family protein codes for MNRQDDYGAVVAWVEGLEQGCGPLAGLTFAAKDIFDVAGLPTQAGNPDFAERWGLPTQDAWAVAALKRAGARLVAKTHTHELAYGMTGLNPHFGTPQNPRAPGGIPGGSSSGSAVAVAAGLVPVALGSDTAGSVRIPASFCGVYAYRPTHGAIPTQGVVPLAPSYDTVGLLAADPALMERFARVLLSGALPVVGFERAVVVSDALELSTSEAQRAVERVAQRLRALGIATLEKRLGLLEEARETQRVLQGAEAWGFHQEWLEVRQPRLGEDVRRLLEMASRLTAGEVGRALSHQVRLRAEMGAWFSPGTLVLLPATPSSAPLVSELQDPEKALALRWRTLSLTCYASLLGAPVVSVPVVQPGAKPVGVQLVGPWGSDMGLLELALRAFGEGALPTDFEGRAPRPGRRQTD; via the coding sequence GTGAATCGTCAGGACGACTACGGCGCGGTGGTGGCCTGGGTGGAGGGGCTCGAGCAAGGCTGCGGCCCCCTGGCCGGGCTCACCTTTGCCGCCAAGGACATCTTCGACGTGGCCGGGCTGCCCACCCAAGCCGGCAACCCCGACTTTGCCGAGCGCTGGGGCCTGCCAACCCAGGACGCCTGGGCGGTGGCAGCGCTCAAGCGGGCGGGGGCCCGGCTGGTGGCCAAGACTCACACCCACGAGCTGGCCTACGGCATGACCGGCCTCAACCCCCACTTTGGCACCCCCCAAAACCCCAGGGCGCCGGGGGGGATTCCCGGGGGCTCCTCCTCGGGGTCGGCGGTGGCGGTGGCGGCGGGCCTGGTACCGGTGGCGCTGGGCAGCGACACCGCGGGCTCGGTGCGGATTCCGGCCTCCTTCTGCGGCGTTTATGCCTACCGGCCCACCCACGGGGCCATCCCCACCCAGGGCGTGGTACCCCTGGCCCCCAGCTACGACACGGTGGGGCTCCTGGCGGCCGACCCGGCGCTGATGGAGCGCTTTGCCCGGGTGCTGCTCTCCGGGGCCCTGCCGGTGGTGGGTTTTGAGCGCGCGGTGGTGGTGAGCGACGCCCTGGAGCTTTCCACCTCCGAGGCCCAGCGGGCGGTGGAGCGGGTAGCGCAGAGGCTCCGGGCCCTGGGTATCGCCACCTTGGAGAAAAGGCTGGGCCTGCTAGAAGAGGCCCGCGAAACCCAGCGGGTCTTGCAGGGGGCAGAGGCCTGGGGGTTTCACCAGGAGTGGCTCGAGGTACGGCAGCCCCGCCTGGGCGAGGATGTGCGGCGGCTTCTGGAGATGGCCTCGAGGCTCACCGCTGGCGAGGTTGGGCGCGCCCTGAGCCATCAGGTGCGCCTGCGGGCCGAGATGGGGGCCTGGTTTTCGCCCGGCACGCTGGTGCTGCTGCCCGCGACCCCCAGTAGCGCCCCGTTGGTGAGCGAACTGCAAGACCCCGAAAAAGCCCTGGCCTTGCGCTGGCGTACCCTGAGCCTCACCTGCTACGCCAGCCTGCTGGGCGCGCCGGTGGTCTCGGTGCCGGTGGTGCAGCCGGGAGCAAAGCCCGTCGGCGTGCAGCTGGTGGGGCCTTGGGGCAGCGATATGGGTTTGCTCGAGCTAGCACTGCGGGCGTTTGGTGAGGGGGCTTTGCCTACCGACTTCGAGGGTCGAGCACCTCGGCCAGGGCGTCGCCAAACAGATTGA
- a CDS encoding DUF475 domain-containing protein translates to MEFGSAFVAILIIVALEAVLSVDNAMVLAVMVRPLPEHLRSRALLYGIIGAYVLRGLALLFATIIIQIWWIQLLGGLYLVYLAINHIVRRQGHSNADPASIQQAAATSFWRIVIMINVVDLAFAVDSVLVVIAFSREFWVIFTGVAIGILLIRLAAGIMVTIIERYPRLETVAYAVVGWAGLKLMLEGWGHGSEVWLHRPELALHLPQAFFLSVTLAILVLGGLWAFRRSPEP, encoded by the coding sequence ATGGAGTTTGGTTCGGCTTTTGTAGCCATTCTAATCATTGTGGCCCTCGAGGCCGTTCTTTCTGTAGACAACGCCATGGTGCTGGCCGTGATGGTGCGGCCCCTACCGGAGCACCTGCGCTCGAGGGCGCTGCTGTATGGCATTATTGGCGCTTACGTGCTGCGCGGGCTGGCCTTGCTGTTTGCCACCATCATCATTCAGATCTGGTGGATTCAGCTCCTGGGGGGGCTTTACCTGGTGTATCTGGCCATCAATCATATTGTCCGGCGGCAAGGCCATAGCAACGCCGACCCCGCCAGCATACAGCAAGCCGCTGCCACCAGTTTCTGGCGCATCGTGATCATGATCAACGTGGTAGACCTGGCCTTTGCGGTGGACTCGGTGCTGGTGGTGATTGCCTTCAGCCGCGAGTTCTGGGTGATCTTTACCGGGGTGGCCATCGGGATTCTGCTAATCCGCCTGGCCGCCGGCATCATGGTCACCATCATCGAGCGGTATCCGCGGCTCGAGACCGTGGCCTACGCGGTGGTGGGTTGGGCAGGTCTCAAGTTGATGCTGGAAGGCTGGGGGCACGGCAGCGAGGTCTGGCTGCACCGCCCAGAGCTGGCGTTGCACCTACCACAGGCCTTTTTTCTGAGCGTCACCCTGGCCATTCTGGTGCTGGGTGGCCTGTGGGCCTTCCGCCGCTCGCCCGAACCCTGA
- the mqnB gene encoding futalosine hydrolase → MLLLLSPTQFEAAFLKGRRFTFHGRAGLRGEGWVWLESGVGKVNTAATLAAFAKGRKLERVLLFGIAGAYPDAGLQLGDAALAGKEIQADLGIKDGGMKGLGFPTLVLESGPYHNRFPLDKAFTAELSKTLGLPIKTFLTRDLVSENPSEARQLSRKWEADLENMEGAAFAQTCLWLGLRGAELRVVSNLAGVRDKAQWRIRQALERLEHHIMRIIGP, encoded by the coding sequence ATGCTCCTTCTGCTCAGCCCCACCCAGTTTGAAGCCGCTTTCCTCAAAGGCCGCAGGTTTACCTTCCACGGCCGCGCCGGGCTGCGCGGGGAGGGGTGGGTCTGGCTCGAGTCGGGCGTTGGTAAGGTCAACACCGCTGCCACCCTGGCCGCTTTTGCCAAAGGCCGCAAGCTGGAGCGGGTGTTGCTGTTTGGCATCGCCGGGGCCTACCCTGATGCGGGGCTGCAATTGGGGGACGCGGCCCTCGCCGGGAAGGAAATCCAGGCCGACTTAGGCATCAAAGATGGGGGGATGAAGGGCCTGGGCTTCCCCACCCTGGTGCTGGAGTCGGGCCCGTACCACAACCGCTTCCCGCTGGACAAAGCCTTTACGGCAGAACTAAGCAAAACCCTCGGCCTGCCCATCAAAACTTTCCTGACCCGCGATTTGGTCTCGGAAAACCCCAGCGAGGCCCGGCAGCTTTCGCGCAAGTGGGAGGCCGACCTCGAGAACATGGAGGGCGCGGCCTTTGCCCAGACCTGCTTGTGGCTGGGCCTCCGGGGGGCCGAGCTGCGCGTGGTGTCCAACCTCGCCGGGGTGCGCGACAAGGCCCAGTGGCGCATCCGGCAGGCGCTGGAGCGCCTCGAGCACCACATCATGCGTATCATTGGGCCATGA
- a CDS encoding ABC transporter permease — MILFVLMAICAPVISPHNPTQQDLQAITQPPGTGGHLLGTDRLGRDMLSRIFYGARLSLVVAVAGVLIGAAIGIPLGLLSGYLGGRVDDFLMRLGDIQLSLPFILLVIAIIAALGPSLPNTIVVLGITSWVLYARVVRGEILSLKEREFVQAAHALGASGRRIMLKHLLPNAAGPLIVVATLELARLIVTEAALSFLGLSGVPPEIPSWGQMLADGREVLFFGGWWVATFPGVAISLLVLGINLFGDALAEVLDPRSR; from the coding sequence ATGATTCTCTTTGTCCTGATGGCCATTTGTGCCCCGGTCATCAGCCCCCACAACCCCACCCAACAAGACCTCCAGGCCATCACCCAACCCCCCGGCACCGGGGGCCACCTGCTGGGCACCGACCGTCTGGGACGCGACATGCTCTCGCGCATCTTCTATGGTGCCCGCTTGTCCCTTGTGGTGGCCGTGGCCGGGGTGTTGATCGGCGCCGCGATAGGAATTCCGCTGGGCCTGCTTTCGGGCTATCTGGGGGGGCGGGTAGATGACTTCTTGATGCGACTGGGCGACATCCAGCTCTCGCTACCGTTTATCCTGCTGGTAATCGCCATTATTGCCGCGCTGGGCCCTAGCTTGCCCAACACCATTGTGGTGCTCGGCATTACCAGTTGGGTCTTGTATGCGCGGGTGGTGCGGGGCGAGATTTTGTCGCTCAAAGAGCGTGAGTTTGTGCAAGCGGCCCATGCCCTGGGGGCGTCGGGGCGGCGCATCATGCTCAAGCACCTGCTGCCCAATGCAGCCGGGCCGCTGATTGTGGTGGCCACCCTGGAACTAGCACGCTTAATCGTCACCGAGGCCGCGCTTTCGTTCCTGGGGCTCTCCGGGGTGCCCCCGGAAATTCCAAGCTGGGGGCAGATGCTGGCCGATGGGCGCGAGGTGTTGTTCTTTGGGGGCTGGTGGGTGGCCACCTTTCCCGGCGTAGCCATTAGCCTGCTGGTGCTGGGCATCAATCTGTTTGGCGACGCCCTGGCCGAGGTGCTCGACCCTCGAAGTCGGTAG
- a CDS encoding proton-conducting transporter membrane subunit: protein MLTLYLLAGFATVLSLLAFLISREANRIATVAGLVLAGLFCVVGWGQTVEAFGGLYRFDTLARGLTLVAILGGLWTLLLGPAKKFEFPLLVLFAVTGMHIMASSPNLVVLVIALEVFSLPLYVLATWQRDEKGFEAGLKYFLLGALGAAIFLYGIALYFGATGSFMVGAPGSGPLYLAGLFLIMAAFAFKTAMVPFQWWSPDVYQGSPTVVTLFMATAVKAAAFAAMLRIFTPLGLEAWGVGMALLIALTTLFGNLGALTQTEAKRLFAYSSIANAGYIGLGLFGPTGQATIPFYLLTYGLATGLIFAVLSMLSNQDVPLERLRGLWYRKPLLGGAMGLGILSVLGLPPLAGFWAKYLVFQEAAQAGFYGLVVLALVTSAIGAYYYLKTFFLIFSKPTPVQEAEDREAEAALAQFGSSEAPGIPVAAAPMGLTQGLMAPAARTGVPALGLLWAAMGLLGLLSVLPGLGLRAFSAGLSPAVAAVSITAPTSGSTLTAGSYTLQGTGKPGETLELFDNGQPLGTVTVGPDGRWSFPLPASALLAGAHTYEARRAGQTMGASTNVNVALPTEPAFTSPQEGATVAATGFTLQGTAQPGQVVEIFEDGASLGRVTADANGQWSLNVPPPPGGTRVYEVRPQGALSGARVSLLVPEAQAGATCSQSFALSNLQAGGTVSRPFRFGGVGSASSYTVLVRRGDRIIGRKEIPLSAACGWSYFSDPGPGEITYEVRETGRPQSEPPLATITLKVE, encoded by the coding sequence ATGCTGACGCTGTACTTGCTGGCAGGCTTCGCCACGGTGCTCTCGTTGCTGGCCTTCCTGATTTCGCGCGAGGCCAACCGCATCGCGACGGTGGCGGGCCTGGTGCTGGCGGGGCTGTTTTGTGTGGTGGGCTGGGGCCAGACGGTGGAAGCTTTTGGGGGTCTGTATCGCTTCGACACCCTGGCCCGGGGCCTGACCCTGGTGGCCATTCTGGGGGGCTTGTGGACGCTCTTGCTGGGCCCTGCCAAGAAGTTCGAGTTTCCGCTCCTGGTGCTTTTTGCCGTGACTGGCATGCACATCATGGCTAGCAGCCCCAATCTGGTGGTGCTGGTGATTGCCCTCGAGGTCTTCTCGCTGCCTCTGTATGTTCTGGCTACCTGGCAGCGCGATGAGAAAGGCTTTGAGGCGGGCCTTAAGTATTTTTTGCTGGGGGCTTTGGGGGCGGCTATATTTCTCTATGGTATCGCCCTCTACTTTGGCGCAACCGGCAGCTTTATGGTGGGGGCCCCGGGCTCCGGGCCGCTTTATCTGGCTGGCTTGTTCTTGATTATGGCGGCCTTTGCCTTCAAGACCGCCATGGTGCCCTTCCAGTGGTGGTCGCCCGACGTGTACCAGGGTAGCCCCACGGTGGTCACGCTATTCATGGCCACGGCGGTCAAGGCGGCGGCGTTCGCGGCCATGCTGCGCATCTTTACCCCCCTGGGCCTGGAAGCCTGGGGAGTGGGTATGGCGCTGCTGATCGCCCTGACCACCCTGTTCGGGAATCTGGGGGCCTTGACCCAGACCGAAGCCAAGCGGCTTTTCGCCTACTCCTCCATCGCCAATGCAGGCTACATCGGGCTGGGGCTCTTTGGCCCCACCGGACAGGCCACCATTCCCTTTTACCTGCTGACCTATGGGTTGGCCACAGGGCTCATCTTTGCGGTGCTCTCGATGCTCTCCAACCAGGACGTGCCTTTAGAGCGCCTGCGCGGCCTGTGGTACCGCAAACCCCTGTTGGGCGGGGCGATGGGGCTGGGCATTCTTTCGGTGCTGGGGTTGCCGCCCTTGGCCGGGTTCTGGGCCAAGTATTTGGTCTTCCAGGAAGCGGCCCAGGCGGGTTTCTATGGGCTGGTGGTGTTGGCCCTCGTAACCTCGGCCATTGGGGCCTACTACTACCTCAAAACCTTCTTCCTGATTTTCAGCAAGCCCACCCCCGTGCAGGAAGCCGAAGACCGCGAGGCCGAGGCGGCCCTGGCCCAGTTTGGCAGCTCGGAAGCGCCAGGTATTCCGGTCGCGGCGGCGCCCATGGGTCTGACCCAAGGTTTGATGGCGCCGGCGGCGCGGACGGGGGTGCCGGCTTTGGGCCTGCTGTGGGCCGCGATGGGTCTTTTGGGCCTGCTCTCGGTGTTGCCCGGGCTGGGTTTACGGGCCTTTAGCGCGGGCCTGTCGCCGGCAGTGGCTGCTGTAAGCATTACCGCTCCGACCAGTGGTTCAACCCTAACCGCGGGCAGCTATACCCTGCAGGGCACCGGCAAGCCTGGGGAGACCCTCGAGCTCTTCGATAACGGTCAACCCCTCGGAACGGTAACGGTGGGCCCGGATGGTCGGTGGAGCTTCCCACTCCCGGCCTCGGCGTTGCTGGCCGGAGCCCACACCTACGAGGCGCGCCGGGCTGGGCAGACCATGGGCGCCAGCACGAATGTGAACGTCGCGTTGCCCACCGAGCCAGCATTTACCTCACCACAGGAGGGGGCTACGGTGGCCGCTACTGGTTTTACCTTGCAGGGTACGGCCCAGCCGGGTCAGGTGGTCGAAATCTTCGAGGACGGTGCTAGCCTGGGGCGGGTCACTGCTGATGCCAACGGACAGTGGAGCCTGAATGTCCCGCCGCCACCGGGCGGAACCCGGGTGTACGAGGTGCGGCCCCAAGGCGCACTCTCGGGGGCTCGAGTCTCGCTACTGGTGCCTGAAGCCCAGGCGGGGGCTACCTGTAGCCAGAGCTTCGCGCTTTCCAACCTGCAAGCAGGGGGGACGGTCTCGAGGCCCTTCCGCTTTGGCGGGGTGGGCTCGGCCAGCAGCTACACTGTGCTGGTGCGGCGGGGGGATCGGATTATAGGGCGCAAGGAGATTCCGCTGAGTGCGGCCTGCGGCTGGAGCTACTTTTCCGACCCCGGCCCCGGTGAGATTACCTACGAAGTGCGCGAGACCGGCAGGCCCCAGTCCGAACCCCCACTTGCGACGATTACCCTGAAGGTGGAGTAG
- a CDS encoding alpha/beta fold hydrolase has translation MVEVHHRSVTFYPPARARFLVGDFTDWDKRPIPIEKPLTLEFPPGAYIEYAFLDENREPFPDPDNPHKAQNPWWSYPRAVELPGFHYASPPQPSRPVEVHRHRLESRAFGAPRRYYVYNPQEPAQATLYVHDGVAYYRTARLAEVAQGLLEQGQITPVRIVFVEPEDRRREYWFSHAYEQHVLNEVIPAVEAHYGPTPERGLLGASLGGLVSSWLALRHPELFQKVATQSACLTASPQGGDSYTDPEWLTEQYQASETLPLRFYCETGQIEWLLAPNRRFAAMLADKGYPHLYQERPSGHNWMTWRQGLAPALLYLFGSR, from the coding sequence ATGGTTGAGGTACACCACCGCTCTGTAACCTTTTATCCCCCGGCCCGGGCCAGGTTTCTGGTCGGCGACTTCACCGACTGGGACAAGAGGCCCATCCCCATCGAAAAGCCTCTCACCCTCGAGTTTCCCCCCGGGGCCTACATCGAGTATGCCTTCTTGGACGAAAACCGGGAGCCCTTCCCCGACCCCGACAACCCTCACAAGGCCCAGAACCCCTGGTGGAGCTACCCCCGCGCAGTGGAGCTGCCGGGCTTTCACTACGCGTCCCCGCCCCAGCCCTCCCGTCCGGTGGAGGTGCACCGGCACCGGCTGGAGTCCAGGGCCTTTGGCGCCCCCCGCCGCTACTACGTCTACAACCCCCAGGAACCGGCCCAGGCCACCCTGTATGTGCACGACGGGGTGGCCTACTACCGTACCGCCCGGCTGGCCGAGGTGGCCCAGGGACTATTGGAGCAGGGCCAGATCACCCCAGTGCGCATCGTGTTCGTGGAGCCGGAAGACCGCCGGCGGGAGTACTGGTTCAGCCACGCCTACGAACAGCACGTACTGAACGAGGTTATCCCGGCGGTAGAGGCCCACTACGGCCCCACCCCGGAGCGGGGTCTGCTGGGGGCCAGCCTGGGGGGGCTGGTCTCGAGCTGGCTGGCGCTGCGTCACCCTGAGCTGTTCCAGAAGGTAGCCACCCAGTCGGCCTGCCTCACCGCCTCGCCCCAGGGGGGCGACTCCTACACCGACCCCGAGTGGCTCACCGAGCAGTACCAGGCCAGCGAGACCTTGCCGCTGCGTTTTTACTGCGAGACCGGCCAGATCGAGTGGCTGCTGGCCCCCAACCGCCGCTTCGCCGCCATGCTGGCCGACAAGGGCTACCCCCACCTCTACCAAGAGCGCCCCTCCGGCCACAACTGGATGACCTGGCGGCAGGGGCTGGCCCCGGCCCTGCTGTACCTGTTCGGCAGCAGATGA
- a CDS encoding cyclase family protein — translation MIEPIDITRPIYPGVPVWPGDTPYSYELTARIAQGDSVNVGKITTTTHLGTHLDAPWHYVEEGGRLESVPLSVLVGPCQVVDARGQKALSVEFLKGVELAERTLFYTGEPNRWDTFPRNFTHVLPEAALYLAAQGVRLFGTDGPSVDPLTSKDLPAHRAFARGGVFILEGLALEGVPAGGYELIALPMRLEGADAAPVRAILSPNRNQSKARATPPSG, via the coding sequence ATGATCGAACCGATTGACATCACCCGCCCCATCTACCCCGGCGTTCCGGTCTGGCCCGGCGATACCCCCTATAGCTACGAACTCACCGCCCGGATTGCCCAGGGCGACAGCGTGAATGTGGGCAAAATTACCACCACCACCCACCTGGGCACCCACCTGGACGCGCCCTGGCATTACGTAGAAGAGGGGGGCAGGTTAGAGAGCGTGCCGCTCTCGGTATTGGTGGGCCCCTGCCAGGTGGTGGACGCCCGGGGGCAAAAAGCCCTTTCGGTGGAGTTCCTAAAGGGCGTGGAGCTGGCCGAGCGCACCCTCTTCTATACCGGAGAGCCCAACCGCTGGGACACCTTTCCCCGCAACTTTACCCACGTGCTGCCCGAGGCCGCGTTGTACCTGGCTGCGCAAGGGGTGCGGCTTTTCGGCACCGACGGCCCCAGCGTGGATCCCCTGACCTCCAAAGACCTCCCCGCCCACCGGGCCTTTGCCCGGGGCGGGGTCTTCATCCTAGAGGGGCTGGCCCTGGAGGGTGTGCCGGCGGGCGGTTATGAGCTAATAGCCCTGCCCATGCGGCTTGAAGGGGCCGACGCCGCGCCGGTGCGGGCTATTCTCAGTCCAAACCGGAACCAGTCAAAGGCTCGAGCTACTCCACCTTCAGGGTAA